The Cyclobacteriaceae bacterium DNA segment ATGAAAAGCTGTATGGTAAAGATCATTCTAAAATGGCCATCGCCAACACCAACCTGGGTTTTGCGTACGCACAAATTGAATTATATGGCGATGCCATCAACTATTACGAAACCGCATTAGCGATTTGGGAAAAAGTAAATCCGCAGCCCACACCTTCCAAAGCATTTGTGCTCTCCAGTTTAGGCTACACCTACACCCGGTTAAACGACAACAAAACGGCACTTGAGTTTTACAACAAAGCCATGGCTATGTACGAGGCCTCGTACGGAAAAAAACATCCGGATATTGCCGCGCTTCACAACCGAATCGGAAATATTCATCAAAGCAGCGATAACTATGATGAGGCGTTAAAAAGTTATCAGGCGGCATTGATTGCCAATGTAAACGATTTCAATTCAGAAAATATTGAAACCAATCCAGCAGGCACAAACTTCTACAACGGCAATCAATTGCTTTACTCCATGATGTACAAGGCCCAGGTAGTGGAAGCTCGGCATCTTGGAAAAACACTAAAACAAAGTGATCTTGACCTTGGCTTGAAATTTCTAAAGGACTGTGATGCACTCATTGACCGCCTCAGGCAACAAGCCACAAACGAAGCCGATAAAATTACGCTTGGCTCAATCGCCAATGAAGTGTACGCTGATGGTGTTCGGATTGCCTTTTTACTGAGCGATGTGGCATTCAAAAACCGAAAATATTATCGGGAGCAATGCTTCTATTTTGCAGAAAAAAGTAAATCGGCTGTGCTGCTGGGGGCTATTTCGGATACCAACGCGAAATCATTTGCCGGTGTGCCTGAAGATCTGTTGCAGGAAGAAAATAGCTTAAAGGCTGCCCTTGCATTAGTGGCGCAAAAACTTGCGCAAAAGCCTACGGAAGAAGAAGAGAAGTATTTAAGAGAAACAGCCTTTCATCTTAATCAAAGCTATCAAAGCTTCATTCAAAACCTGGAAAAGCAATACCCGGAGTACTTTAACTTAAAGTACAATGTTGCCTCTCCCTCAATTGCAGATATTCAAAAGCGTTTGAATTCTAAAACCGCGGTAATCAGTTACTTCATTGATGACAGTAAACGAGATTCCCCCACCCGATTATACACCTACATCATCACGCATAAGTCTTTCAAAATCACAGATCAAAAATTACCGGACGATTATGATCGGAGCATCACCGGTTTGCGTAACGGGCTATTCTACATGGGCGAAGATGCCTACATTGCTTCAGCCGTTAAGCTTCACAATTTATTGATACCGAAAATTTCCAGGTCAATAAAAGACCTGGTGGTTTTACCCACCGGCCGAATGAGTGTTATTCCGTTCGAAGCCCTACTCACCAAACCGGTTAAAGATTTCGCAACACCCTACCCCTCGCTTCCGTATCTTTTAAAGAAGTATGCCGTACGGTATGAGTTCTCCGCGGG contains these protein-coding regions:
- a CDS encoding CHAT domain-containing protein translates to MKRSFLSFSLMLISLLVAGQVKNDIISQIDALLFDSRYTEAIQKIDQQTNGNVDTQIRLMNKKAEALIGLGKYEDADKLLQEAITKCKDSKNNKVLQAITQSSLGYLYLNQGKFDQALEQLTVASATLQERGSPLETAQALTNLGSTYNSTGKYLQAEEQFQMALSLRQSELPDTHELIANSYNNLGFVNNAIDPDKAIEYFEKATAIYEKLYGKDHSKMAIANTNLGFAYAQIELYGDAINYYETALAIWEKVNPQPTPSKAFVLSSLGYTYTRLNDNKTALEFYNKAMAMYEASYGKKHPDIAALHNRIGNIHQSSDNYDEALKSYQAALIANVNDFNSENIETNPAGTNFYNGNQLLYSMMYKAQVVEARHLGKTLKQSDLDLGLKFLKDCDALIDRLRQQATNEADKITLGSIANEVYADGVRIAFLLSDVAFKNRKYYREQCFYFAEKSKSAVLLGAISDTNAKSFAGVPEDLLQEENSLKAALALVAQKLAQKPTEEEEKYLRETAFHLNQSYQSFIQNLEKQYPEYFNLKYNVASPSIADIQKRLNSKTAVISYFIDDSKRDSPTRLYTYIITHKSFKITDQKLPDDYDRSITGLRNGLFYMGEDAYIASAVKLHNLLIPKISRSIKDLVVLPTGRMSVIPFEALLTKPVKDFATPYPSLPYLLKKYAVRYEFSAGLLLQKKDTGSSSIASALLCAPVNFPSRDNLNALPGTEQEINTIQNLLASKNISTEVLLQGKANETAIKSDKLKSHTLIHLATHGIVDENNPELSRIFLQTDSEAEDGNLFSGEIYNLHLNADLVTLSACQTGLGKISKGEGVIGLSRALVYAGAKNIMVSFWSVADESTAVLMTDFYKLLLEKPAINYSENLRAAKLNMINSKFAAPYYWAPFILIGF